A genome region from Thermomonospora amylolytica includes the following:
- a CDS encoding thiolase family protein, producing MRDAVIVEAVRTPIGRGRPGGLLHAEHPADLLARTLAELVRRAGIDPAQVDDVVGGTVTQVGDQAVNITRSAVLAAGFPESVPATTVDRQCGSSQQAAHFAAQGVLSGAYDIAIACGVESMSRVPMGSAVLPGSDPFGPALSARYPDGLVGQGVSAELIAARWKISREEMDEFALTSHRRAADAWERGEFDREVAWTGQRDESIRPGTSLEALAGLKPAYYDPAIAERFPEIGWNITAGNASPINDGAAALLIMGSDVAARLGLRPRARFHSFAVAGDDPLLMLTAIVPATRKILARAGLEPSDIDLYEVNEAFAPVVLAWRHEIGVDLDRVNVRGGAIALGHPLGASGARIMTTLLHAMEDRGTRLGLQTMCEAGGQANATILELL from the coding sequence ATGCGGGACGCGGTGATCGTCGAGGCCGTGCGCACCCCGATCGGCAGGGGCAGGCCGGGCGGGCTGCTGCACGCCGAGCACCCCGCCGACCTGCTGGCGCGCACCCTGGCCGAACTCGTCCGGCGGGCCGGCATCGACCCCGCCCAGGTCGACGACGTCGTCGGCGGGACCGTCACCCAGGTCGGCGACCAGGCGGTCAACATCACCCGCAGCGCCGTGCTGGCGGCCGGGTTCCCCGAGAGCGTGCCCGCCACCACCGTCGACCGGCAGTGCGGCTCCTCCCAGCAGGCCGCGCACTTCGCCGCCCAGGGCGTGCTCAGCGGCGCCTACGACATCGCCATCGCCTGCGGCGTGGAGTCGATGTCCCGGGTGCCGATGGGCTCGGCCGTCCTGCCCGGCTCCGACCCGTTCGGCCCCGCGCTGTCCGCCCGCTACCCCGACGGCCTGGTCGGGCAGGGCGTCAGCGCCGAGCTGATCGCCGCCCGCTGGAAGATCTCCCGTGAGGAGATGGACGAGTTCGCGCTGACCTCCCACCGCCGCGCCGCCGACGCCTGGGAACGCGGCGAGTTCGACCGCGAGGTCGCCTGGACGGGGCAGCGCGACGAGTCGATCCGCCCCGGCACCTCCCTGGAGGCGCTGGCCGGCCTGAAGCCCGCCTACTACGACCCGGCGATCGCCGAACGCTTCCCCGAGATCGGGTGGAACATCACCGCCGGCAACGCCTCGCCCATCAACGACGGCGCCGCCGCCCTGCTCATCATGGGCTCCGACGTGGCCGCCCGGCTGGGGCTGCGCCCCCGCGCCCGGTTCCACTCGTTCGCCGTCGCCGGGGACGACCCGCTCCTCATGCTCACCGCGATCGTCCCGGCCACCCGGAAGATCCTGGCCCGCGCCGGGCTGGAGCCGTCCGACATCGACCTGTACGAGGTCAACGAGGCGTTCGCCCCCGTCGTGCTGGCCTGGCGGCACGAGATCGGCGTCGACCTGGACCGCGTCAACGTCCGCGGCGGCGCCATCGCCCTCGGCCACCCGCTCGGCGCCAGCGGCGCCCGCATCATGACCACGCTGCTGCACGCCATGGAGGACCGGGGCACCCGGCTCGGCCTGCAGACCATGTGCGAGGCAGGCGGCCAGGCCAACGCGACCATCCTGGAGCTGCTGTGA
- a CDS encoding helix-turn-helix domain-containing protein, which yields MDKRDKRAELAEFLRTRRARLRPEDVGLRPFGGARRRVPGLRREELAQLAGVSVDYYVRLEQGRTQNVSEEVLAAVAQALRLDETEYTHLRNLARPVRRARRPAARAEWAEKVRPGLQRLLDMAEGVPAYVMGRRGDVLAWNRLAATVFVDFGALPPAERNWVRMIFLNDEVRRLFADWTGKARETVGFLRLQAGAHPDDRELAALVGELSVKSEDFRRWWADHNVKEKTHGRKVIRHPQVGELALDYESLRPVGESDQVLVTYTAPAGSEAEAALRLLGSLATAAGPLTEHADRT from the coding sequence ATGGACAAGCGCGACAAGCGCGCGGAGCTGGCGGAGTTCCTGCGCACCCGCCGGGCCCGGCTGCGGCCCGAGGACGTGGGGCTGCGGCCGTTCGGCGGTGCGCGCCGCCGGGTGCCGGGACTGCGTCGGGAGGAGCTGGCCCAGCTCGCCGGGGTGAGCGTGGACTACTACGTGCGGCTGGAGCAGGGCCGTACGCAGAACGTCTCCGAGGAGGTGCTGGCCGCGGTGGCGCAGGCGCTGCGGCTGGACGAGACCGAGTACACGCATCTGCGCAACCTGGCCCGGCCGGTGCGGCGCGCGCGGCGTCCGGCGGCGCGGGCCGAGTGGGCCGAGAAGGTCCGCCCCGGGTTGCAGCGGCTGCTGGACATGGCCGAGGGCGTTCCGGCGTACGTGATGGGGCGGCGCGGCGACGTGCTGGCGTGGAACCGGCTGGCCGCCACGGTGTTCGTCGACTTCGGCGCGCTGCCGCCGGCCGAGCGGAACTGGGTCCGGATGATCTTCCTGAACGACGAGGTGCGGCGGCTCTTCGCGGACTGGACGGGCAAGGCGCGGGAGACGGTGGGGTTCCTGCGGCTGCAGGCGGGCGCCCATCCCGACGACCGGGAGCTGGCCGCGCTGGTCGGCGAGCTGTCGGTGAAGAGCGAGGACTTCCGCCGCTGGTGGGCCGACCACAACGTCAAGGAGAAGACGCACGGCCGCAAGGTGATCCGGCATCCGCAGGTCGGGGAGCTGGCGCTGGACTACGAGTCGCTGCGTCCCGTCGGGGAGTCCGACCAGGTCCTGGTGACCTACACCGCCCCCGCCGGGTCGGAGGCCGAGGCGGCGCTGCGGCTGCTGGGCAGCCTGGCGACGGCCGCCGGGCCGCTGACCGAGCACGCCGACCGGACCTGA
- a CDS encoding phenylalanine 4-monooxygenase, whose product MMEEAQYFAPVNQDEHGEVTVELAKSHPGFADPIYRKRRNDIARLALNHRRGDPVPVAEYTPEEHEVWRLVSRELAAKHRRYAIREFLDAKERLALPEDRIPQLQEVSDRLESLTGFRYLPAAGLVPLREFYGSLADSYFHSTQYIRHHTVPFYTPEPDVIHEVLGHGNTLASDRFAELYRVAGRAARRVESQEALEFVSKVFWFTLEFGVMTEGDELKAYGAGILSSYGEIEEFRKMDIRPLDLAAMGTTQYDITKYQVVLFRAESMDHLEDVAGTFWDTCDDESIARITRSTVGT is encoded by the coding sequence ATGATGGAGGAAGCGCAGTACTTCGCGCCCGTCAACCAGGACGAGCACGGTGAGGTCACCGTCGAACTGGCCAAAAGCCACCCTGGTTTCGCGGACCCCATCTATCGCAAGAGGCGCAACGACATCGCGCGCCTGGCCCTGAACCACCGGCGCGGCGACCCCGTCCCGGTGGCCGAGTACACCCCCGAGGAGCACGAGGTCTGGCGTCTGGTCAGCCGGGAGCTGGCGGCCAAGCACCGCCGGTACGCGATCCGGGAGTTCCTGGACGCCAAGGAACGGCTGGCGCTGCCGGAGGACCGGATCCCGCAGCTCCAGGAGGTCTCCGACCGGCTGGAGTCGCTGACCGGGTTCCGCTACCTGCCGGCCGCCGGGCTGGTGCCGCTGCGGGAGTTCTACGGGTCGCTGGCCGACTCCTACTTCCACTCCACGCAGTACATCCGCCACCACACCGTCCCGTTCTACACACCCGAGCCGGACGTGATCCACGAGGTCCTCGGGCACGGCAACACGCTGGCCTCGGACCGGTTCGCCGAGCTGTACCGGGTGGCGGGACGCGCGGCCCGCCGGGTGGAGAGCCAGGAGGCGCTGGAGTTCGTGTCCAAGGTCTTCTGGTTCACCCTGGAGTTCGGGGTGATGACCGAGGGCGACGAGCTGAAGGCCTACGGCGCGGGGATCCTGTCCTCCTACGGGGAGATCGAGGAGTTCCGCAAGATGGACATCCGGCCGCTGGACCTGGCCGCGATGGGCACCACCCAGTACGACATCACCAAGTACCAGGTGGTGCTGTTCAGGGCCGAGTCCATGGACCACCTGGAGGACGTGGCCGGCACGTTCTGGGACACCTGCGACGACGAGTCCATCGCCCGGATCACCCGATCGACTGTGGGAACCTGA
- a CDS encoding serine/threonine-protein kinase, which yields MGRVIAGQYELIERIGQGGMGAVWRARDVRLDREVAVKEVVLPQGLGEAERARLYARVEREAKAAARLDHPGIVTVHTVVEEDGRPWIVMRLVRGRSLEQVLRGRGPLPPHQVAAIGRQLVGALRAAHAAGVVHRDVKPANVLLDGDRAVLTDFGIAVVAGEETLTRTGGLIGSPSYLSPEQARGLEVGPPADLWSLGATLYAAVEGRPPFRRPDVWSMIGAIGSDAPHDPPVNAGPLRPVLDGLLRKDPAHRMTAEEAERLLGAIAGGGPAVPVPTGTPPGAGSRNVSVGPLDPALGPGPGSTLPPRDTPSASHRAILVAAMIVAVAILAGVITAVIVLDGDGSPPSPPGTPTRGATSDGRTGTVAPDGYVSHDGGSFTALVPQGWQREQDGRDWSFLDRTEGRRRGISVIPLGSGFGTPAQHLGSAAEGFRNDYRDYRQISFREGIDYLGEQAAELEFTFTENGVAGHARVRVFRFNGEFYMITMIAFQSVWAESVPHFEMFLRSFKAA from the coding sequence ATGGGCCGGGTGATCGCGGGTCAGTACGAGCTGATCGAGCGGATCGGACAGGGCGGTATGGGCGCCGTCTGGCGGGCCCGGGACGTGCGGCTGGACCGCGAGGTGGCGGTCAAGGAGGTCGTGCTGCCGCAGGGGCTGGGCGAGGCGGAGCGCGCCCGGCTGTACGCGCGGGTGGAGCGGGAGGCCAAGGCCGCGGCGCGGCTGGACCATCCCGGGATCGTCACCGTGCACACCGTCGTGGAGGAGGACGGCCGGCCCTGGATCGTGATGCGGCTGGTGCGGGGCCGCTCCCTGGAACAGGTGCTGCGCGGGCGGGGACCGCTGCCGCCGCACCAGGTCGCGGCGATCGGGAGGCAGCTGGTGGGCGCGCTGCGGGCGGCGCACGCGGCCGGGGTGGTGCATCGCGACGTCAAGCCCGCGAACGTGCTGCTGGACGGGGACCGGGCGGTGCTCACCGACTTCGGGATCGCGGTGGTGGCCGGTGAGGAGACGCTGACCCGGACCGGCGGGCTGATCGGCTCCCCCTCCTACCTGTCGCCGGAGCAGGCTCGGGGCCTGGAGGTCGGGCCGCCGGCGGACCTGTGGTCGCTGGGGGCCACGCTGTACGCGGCGGTGGAGGGACGGCCTCCGTTCCGGCGTCCCGACGTGTGGTCGATGATCGGCGCGATCGGCTCCGACGCGCCGCACGACCCGCCGGTGAACGCCGGGCCGCTGCGCCCGGTGCTGGACGGGCTGCTGCGCAAGGACCCGGCGCACCGCATGACGGCCGAGGAGGCGGAACGGCTGCTCGGCGCGATCGCCGGTGGGGGGCCGGCGGTGCCGGTGCCGACGGGAACGCCGCCCGGTGCGGGCAGCAGGAACGTCAGTGTCGGCCCGCTGGATCCCGCCCTCGGGCCCGGCCCCGGCTCCACCCTGCCGCCGCGGGACACGCCGTCTGCGTCCCACCGCGCGATCCTGGTGGCGGCGATGATCGTCGCCGTGGCGATCCTGGCGGGCGTGATCACCGCCGTGATCGTCCTCGACGGCGACGGCTCTCCCCCGTCCCCGCCCGGCACGCCGACGCGCGGCGCCACGTCCGATGGCCGGACGGGCACCGTGGCGCCGGACGGTTACGTGAGCCATGACGGCGGATCGTTCACCGCCCTGGTGCCACAGGGCTGGCAGCGGGAGCAGGACGGGCGCGACTGGTCGTTCCTCGACAGGACCGAGGGCCGCAGGCGGGGCATCTCGGTGATCCCGCTGGGCAGCGGGTTCGGCACCCCCGCGCAGCACCTGGGGTCGGCCGCCGAGGGCTTCAGGAACGACTACCGGGACTACCGGCAGATCTCGTTCCGGGAGGGCATCGACTATCTGGGCGAGCAGGCCGCCGAGCTGGAGTTCACCTTCACCGAGAACGGCGTCGCGGGCCACGCCCGGGTCCGGGTGTTCCGGTTCAACGGCGAGTTCTACATGATCACGATGATCGCGTTCCAGTCGGTGTGGGCGGAGAGCGTTCCCCACTTCGAGATGTTCCTGCGGTCGTTCAAGGCCGCCTGA
- the hisN gene encoding histidinol-phosphatase, producing MAGYTDDLRLAHVLADAADDITTKRFRALDLRIDTKPDLTPVSDADRSVEEQVRGTLKRARPRDAVVGEEYGSTGHGARRWVIDPIDGTKNFVRGVPVWATLIALMEHDEVVVGLVSAPALNRRWWAARGGGAWTGRSLSQAARLQVSSVAKLSDASLSFSSLSGWEERGRLDNFLDLTRTVWRTRAFGDFWSHMMVAEGAVDISAEPEVSLWDLAALQVIVEEAGGTFTNLAGAPGPDGGSVVCTNGLLHDEVLRTLGG from the coding sequence ATGGCGGGCTACACCGACGACCTGCGTCTGGCGCACGTGCTGGCGGACGCGGCGGACGACATCACGACCAAGCGGTTCCGTGCGCTCGATCTGCGCATCGACACCAAACCGGACCTGACGCCGGTCAGCGACGCCGACCGGTCCGTCGAGGAACAGGTGCGCGGCACCCTCAAGCGGGCCCGGCCGCGCGACGCGGTGGTGGGCGAGGAGTACGGCAGCACCGGGCACGGCGCGCGCCGCTGGGTGATCGACCCCATCGACGGCACCAAGAACTTCGTGCGCGGCGTCCCGGTGTGGGCGACGCTGATCGCGCTGATGGAGCACGACGAGGTGGTGGTCGGGCTGGTGTCGGCGCCCGCGCTGAACCGGCGCTGGTGGGCGGCGCGCGGCGGCGGCGCGTGGACCGGCCGGAGCCTGTCGCAGGCCGCCCGGCTGCAGGTGTCGTCGGTGGCCAAGCTGTCGGACGCCTCGCTGTCGTTCTCCAGCCTCAGCGGCTGGGAGGAGCGGGGACGGCTGGACAACTTCCTGGACCTGACCCGGACGGTGTGGCGGACCCGGGCGTTCGGGGACTTCTGGTCGCACATGATGGTGGCCGAGGGCGCGGTGGACATCTCCGCCGAGCCGGAGGTGTCGCTGTGGGACCTGGCGGCGCTGCAGGTCATCGTCGAGGAGGCGGGCGGGACGTTCACCAACCTGGCGGGCGCGCCGGGACCGGACGGCGGCAGCGTGGTGTGCACCAACGGCCTGCTGCACGACGAGGTGCTGCGGACGCTCGGCGGCTAG
- a CDS encoding FAD-binding oxidoreductase: protein MERRGFLAAAGLAALAAGCDGGAPPRTAPTRTRAASPAVTGPADWRALEEGLAGRLIRPGDDAYDEARRLYIPRFDRIRPAGIAYCAGPEDVRECLAFARRRRLPVAVRCGGHGYAGWSTGSGLVIDVSAMDDVRVEGGRAMVGAGTRLIGLYEGLAKEGVAVPAGTCPTVGIAGLALGGGLGVTARRYGLTCDVMEAVQVVTADGRILDCDARREPDLFWACRGGGGGNFGVATSFTFRAYPADEVSTFALRWPWRNAGRVIAAWQSWAPAAPDELWSGLQLNTEPSAGAPALDVIGVSFGDPGPQLDRLAAAVRADPSSRGADRKPYLDAMRQMGGCSGDACHRAGTLPGTRPDGRYPRTEYTAKSHVAARPLPGPAIDALVGAFTEGNDVAGRSVLLDALGGAVGRVRPGDTAFPHRRALFTVQYIADTGDRRWLRDLHAAMEPYAGGAAYVNYVDPELRGWRRAYYGGNYERLARVKRAYDPEGLFRFPQSIG, encoded by the coding sequence ATGGAACGGCGTGGCTTCCTCGCCGCCGCCGGGCTCGCGGCGCTGGCCGCGGGCTGCGACGGCGGCGCACCCCCCAGGACCGCCCCGACCCGGACCCGGGCCGCCTCCCCCGCGGTGACCGGCCCCGCGGACTGGCGGGCGCTGGAAGAAGGGCTGGCCGGGCGGCTGATCAGGCCCGGCGACGACGCCTACGACGAGGCCCGCAGGCTCTACATCCCGCGTTTCGACCGGATCCGCCCGGCGGGCATCGCCTACTGCGCGGGGCCGGAGGACGTGCGCGAGTGCCTCGCGTTCGCCCGCAGGCGGCGGCTGCCGGTCGCGGTGCGCTGCGGCGGGCATGGCTACGCGGGCTGGTCCACCGGGAGCGGGCTGGTCATCGACGTGTCTGCGATGGACGACGTACGGGTCGAGGGCGGGCGCGCCATGGTCGGCGCCGGGACCAGGCTGATCGGCCTGTACGAAGGGCTCGCCAAGGAGGGGGTGGCGGTGCCTGCGGGGACGTGCCCCACGGTGGGGATCGCCGGGCTGGCCCTGGGCGGCGGGCTGGGCGTGACGGCCCGCCGGTACGGGCTGACCTGCGACGTGATGGAGGCCGTCCAGGTGGTGACCGCCGACGGCCGGATCCTGGACTGCGACGCGCGGCGCGAGCCGGACCTGTTCTGGGCGTGCCGGGGCGGCGGAGGGGGCAACTTCGGCGTCGCGACCTCGTTCACGTTCCGCGCGTATCCGGCCGACGAGGTGTCCACGTTCGCGCTGCGGTGGCCGTGGCGGAACGCCGGCCGGGTGATCGCCGCCTGGCAGTCGTGGGCGCCGGCCGCGCCCGACGAGCTGTGGTCGGGGCTGCAGCTCAACACCGAGCCGTCCGCCGGAGCCCCGGCCCTCGACGTGATCGGGGTGTCGTTCGGCGATCCCGGCCCGCAGCTCGACCGGCTGGCCGCCGCGGTGCGCGCCGACCCGTCCTCGCGCGGCGCCGACCGCAAGCCCTACCTGGACGCCATGCGCCAGATGGGCGGGTGCTCGGGCGACGCCTGCCACCGGGCGGGCACCCTGCCGGGGACCCGCCCGGACGGCCGGTATCCGCGCACCGAGTACACGGCCAAGTCGCACGTGGCGGCCCGCCCGCTGCCCGGCCCGGCGATCGACGCGCTGGTCGGCGCGTTCACCGAGGGCAACGACGTGGCGGGCCGCAGCGTGCTGCTGGACGCGCTCGGCGGCGCGGTCGGGCGGGTCCGTCCGGGCGACACCGCCTTCCCGCACCGCCGGGCGCTGTTCACCGTGCAGTACATCGCCGACACCGGTGACCGGCGATGGCTGCGCGACCTGCACGCCGCGATGGAGCCGTACGCGGGCGGCGCCGCGTACGTCAACTACGTCGACCCCGAGCTGCGGGGCTGGCGGCGCGCGTACTACGGCGGCAACTACGAGCGCCTGGCCCGGGTCAAGCGGGCCTACGACCCGGAGGGGCTGTTCAGGTTCCCACAGTCGATCGGGTGA
- the lhgO gene encoding L-2-hydroxyglutarate oxidase has product MTSIGVVGGGIIGLATARRLAASGTRVTVLEKEDRLAAHQTGHNSGVAHAGLYYAPGSLKATLCRRGIGLLKEYCAERGLPYVECGKVVVARHAGEVSRLREIRRRATANGVPGLRWLDAAGLREVEPHAAGVAALHSPHTAIVDFPAVARAFAEDVTEAGGTVRLGFEVTRIRRSGGRVVVNEELAFDRLVVCAGLQSDRVARLAGDDPAPAIVPFRGEYYRLAPHRTDLVRGLIYPVPDPRYPFLGVHFTRRVDGGVDVGPNAVLALAREGYRRRDLHPADVWETLRWPGFRRLARRHWRTGLREMYGSAVKRAFAAEARSFVPELRVADLVPAPAGVRAQAVDPDGSLVDDFRIGRLGPVVTVRNAPSPAATSSLAIAEHVAAQVLAD; this is encoded by the coding sequence GTGACTTCGATCGGCGTGGTGGGCGGCGGGATCATCGGGCTGGCGACGGCGCGGCGGCTGGCGGCCTCCGGCACGCGGGTGACCGTGCTGGAGAAGGAGGACCGGCTCGCCGCGCACCAGACCGGGCACAACAGTGGCGTCGCCCACGCGGGGCTGTACTACGCGCCCGGCTCGCTCAAGGCCACCCTGTGCCGCCGCGGGATCGGGCTGCTCAAGGAGTACTGCGCCGAACGCGGGCTGCCCTACGTCGAGTGCGGCAAGGTGGTCGTGGCGCGGCACGCCGGGGAGGTGTCCCGGCTGCGGGAGATCCGGCGGCGCGCCACCGCCAACGGGGTGCCGGGGCTGCGCTGGCTGGACGCCGCCGGGCTCCGCGAGGTCGAGCCGCACGCGGCCGGGGTGGCGGCGCTGCACTCCCCGCACACCGCGATCGTGGACTTCCCCGCCGTGGCGCGGGCGTTCGCCGAGGACGTGACCGAGGCGGGCGGGACGGTGCGGCTCGGGTTCGAGGTGACGCGGATCCGCAGGTCCGGCGGCCGGGTCGTGGTGAACGAGGAGCTGGCGTTCGACCGGCTGGTGGTGTGCGCGGGGCTGCAGTCCGACCGGGTGGCGCGGCTGGCGGGCGACGACCCGGCCCCGGCGATCGTGCCGTTCCGCGGGGAGTACTACCGGCTGGCGCCGCACCGCACGGACCTGGTGCGGGGGCTGATCTATCCGGTGCCCGACCCGCGGTACCCGTTCCTGGGCGTGCACTTCACCCGGCGGGTGGACGGCGGCGTGGACGTGGGGCCGAACGCCGTGCTGGCGCTGGCCCGGGAGGGCTACCGGCGGCGCGACCTGCACCCGGCCGACGTGTGGGAGACGCTGCGCTGGCCGGGGTTCCGGCGGCTGGCGCGGCGGCACTGGCGCACCGGGCTGAGGGAGATGTACGGGTCGGCGGTCAAGCGGGCGTTCGCCGCCGAGGCCCGGTCGTTCGTCCCGGAACTGCGGGTCGCCGACCTGGTGCCCGCACCGGCGGGAGTACGGGCGCAGGCGGTGGACCCGGACGGGTCGCTGGTGGACGACTTCCGGATCGGGCGGCTCGGCCCGGTCGTCACCGTCCGCAACGCCCCCTCCCCCGCCGCGACCTCGTCCCTGGCGATCGCCGAGCACGTCGCCGCCCAGGTCCTGGCGGACTGA
- a CDS encoding TetR/AcrR family transcriptional regulator — translation MERLLSRPDAGREPPDALQARILDAALAEFEEHGLRRVSMEDVARRARVARTTIYRRFGTKEQLVQAVILRECRRFLSGIAAATEGLSAEEALVEGFVAGLREARSNPLLARVAVSEPEAFLPQLSMNGGAVMLAARDILVERLGRDRPGADLDGVCEVLLRVALSLLLVPGGGLAVHDDDSARAFARRHLLRLLPPPG, via the coding sequence ATGGAGAGGCTGCTGAGCCGGCCGGACGCCGGGCGGGAGCCGCCCGACGCGCTGCAGGCGCGGATCCTGGACGCCGCGCTGGCGGAGTTCGAGGAGCACGGGCTGCGCCGGGTGAGCATGGAGGACGTCGCCCGGCGGGCCCGGGTCGCGCGCACCACCATCTACCGGCGGTTCGGCACCAAGGAGCAGCTCGTGCAGGCGGTGATCCTGCGCGAGTGCCGGCGGTTCCTGTCCGGGATCGCCGCCGCCACCGAGGGGCTGTCCGCCGAGGAGGCGCTGGTGGAGGGGTTCGTGGCCGGGCTGCGCGAGGCCCGGTCCAACCCGCTGCTGGCCCGGGTCGCCGTCAGCGAGCCGGAGGCGTTCCTGCCCCAGCTCAGCATGAACGGCGGCGCGGTGATGCTGGCCGCCCGCGACATCCTGGTCGAACGGCTGGGCCGCGACCGGCCGGGCGCGGACCTGGACGGGGTGTGCGAGGTGCTGCTGCGGGTGGCGCTGTCGCTGCTGCTGGTCCCCGGCGGCGGGCTGGCGGTGCACGACGACGACAGCGCCCGCGCGTTCGCCCGCCGCCACCTGCTGCGGCTGCTGCCCCCTCCGGGCTGA
- a CDS encoding coiled-coil domain-containing protein produces MRRMPHDLPAWVAELTDPRRARTLDELADRLVPLAEHAIDVSRRLQGLLGELNGPFGREALYELVERLKARVDEAYGEISAEIAASGRERAERIDAACTRHVAGPPGPDPAPPEAEVLAARLRERVAEEVGPLIDRQRQAAAEQVGARARQALDQAVQVMLGRVEELARCTTDLVHEVLPLAREGLELAGRITELSGRARRAGLGPITPDLGAEAARTVAAFEEAVGRLELEWSGLGARTATVKAALRGAEEAAFSQVSAAMTRCVEELAPAHAQALNEAEARAMTLLGELPARP; encoded by the coding sequence ATGAGGCGCATGCCGCACGACCTTCCCGCATGGGTGGCGGAGCTGACCGACCCCCGCCGCGCCCGGACCCTGGACGAGCTGGCCGACCGGCTGGTGCCGCTGGCCGAGCACGCCATCGACGTGTCCCGGCGGCTGCAGGGCCTGCTCGGCGAGCTGAACGGCCCGTTCGGCCGGGAGGCCCTCTACGAGCTGGTGGAACGGCTCAAGGCCCGGGTCGACGAGGCGTACGGGGAGATCTCCGCCGAGATCGCCGCCTCCGGCCGGGAACGGGCCGAGCGCATCGACGCCGCCTGCACCCGGCACGTCGCCGGGCCGCCAGGCCCCGACCCCGCCCCGCCGGAGGCCGAGGTGCTGGCCGCCCGGCTGCGCGAGCGGGTGGCCGAGGAGGTCGGCCCGCTGATCGACCGGCAGCGGCAGGCCGCCGCCGAGCAGGTCGGCGCCCGCGCCCGCCAGGCCCTCGACCAGGCCGTCCAGGTCATGCTGGGCCGGGTCGAGGAACTGGCCCGCTGCACCACCGACCTGGTGCACGAGGTGCTGCCGCTGGCCCGCGAGGGACTGGAGCTGGCCGGGCGGATCACCGAGCTGTCCGGCCGGGCCCGCCGGGCGGGTCTCGGTCCCATCACGCCCGACCTCGGCGCGGAGGCCGCCCGGACGGTCGCCGCGTTCGAGGAGGCGGTCGGGCGGCTGGAGCTGGAGTGGTCGGGGCTGGGCGCGCGCACCGCCACCGTCAAGGCCGCTCTGCGCGGAGCCGAGGAGGCCGCGTTCAGCCAGGTCAGCGCCGCGATGACCCGGTGCGTCGAGGAGCTGGCCCCGGCCCACGCGCAGGCGCTGAACGAGGCCGAGGCGCGCGCCATGACCCTGCTGGGGGAGCTGCCGGCCCGTCCCTAG
- a CDS encoding SDR family oxidoreductase → MSKVIAITGAARGIGFATAGALAARGAKVAIGDVDETAAKEAGERLGVLALRVDVTDRASFEAFLEDVEDGLGALDVLVNNAGIMPIGPVTGESEADARRCLDVNVHGVMTGTRLALERMLPRGRGQIVNIASLAGVLPTPGLALYNASKAAVVAFTEATRLEVRDRGVHVGAILPSFTNTELIAGTRSPRGMRNCEPEDVAAAVVQMIARPRPQIVVPRMLTGQIRMMGLIPDGVKRFMARRYGLDTIFLDFDREARKGYDARIRG, encoded by the coding sequence ATGAGCAAGGTCATCGCCATCACCGGGGCGGCGCGCGGGATCGGCTTCGCCACCGCCGGGGCGCTCGCGGCCAGGGGCGCCAAGGTCGCGATCGGCGACGTCGACGAGACCGCCGCCAAGGAGGCCGGGGAACGGCTCGGCGTCCTCGCCCTGCGGGTGGACGTCACCGACCGGGCCTCGTTCGAGGCGTTCCTGGAGGACGTGGAGGACGGGCTCGGCGCCCTCGACGTGCTGGTCAACAACGCCGGCATCATGCCGATCGGCCCGGTGACCGGGGAGTCCGAGGCCGACGCCCGCCGCTGCCTGGACGTCAACGTGCACGGCGTGATGACCGGCACCAGGCTGGCGCTGGAGCGGATGCTGCCGCGCGGCCGGGGCCAGATCGTCAACATCGCCTCGCTGGCCGGGGTGCTGCCCACGCCGGGCCTGGCGCTCTACAACGCCAGCAAGGCCGCGGTCGTGGCGTTCACCGAGGCGACCCGGCTGGAGGTGCGGGACCGGGGCGTGCACGTGGGGGCGATCCTGCCGTCGTTCACCAACACCGAGCTGATCGCCGGGACCCGCAGCCCCCGGGGGATGCGCAACTGCGAGCCGGAGGACGTGGCCGCCGCGGTGGTGCAGATGATCGCCAGGCCGCGGCCGCAGATCGTCGTGCCGCGGATGCTCACCGGCCAGATCCGGATGATGGGCCTGATCCCCGACGGTGTGAAGCGGTTCATGGCCCGCCGGTACGGGCTGGACACCATCTTCCTCGACTTCGACCGCGAGGCCCGCAAGGGCTACGACGCGCGCATCCGCGGCTGA
- a CDS encoding winged helix-turn-helix transcriptional regulator, whose protein sequence is MPKDARPRPCSIADALEVVGERWTLLVIRELFHGVRRFDRIARNTGASRDILTARLRKLEAAGIITRRPYSEHPPRHEYHLTAAGRELGDVLLMLGRWGDRHLNPDDPPVRWHHSCGELLDPVVVCACCGGPAREGAHTPVGRGVL, encoded by the coding sequence ATGCCCAAGGATGCCCGGCCACGCCCCTGCTCCATCGCCGACGCCCTCGAGGTGGTCGGGGAACGCTGGACGCTGCTGGTCATCCGGGAACTGTTCCACGGCGTGCGCCGCTTCGACCGGATCGCCCGCAACACCGGGGCCTCCCGCGACATCCTCACCGCCCGGCTGCGCAAGCTGGAGGCCGCCGGCATCATCACCCGCCGTCCGTACTCCGAGCACCCGCCGCGGCACGAGTACCACCTGACCGCGGCGGGCCGGGAACTGGGCGACGTGCTGCTCATGCTGGGCAGGTGGGGGGACCGCCACCTCAACCCCGACGACCCCCCGGTGCGCTGGCACCACTCCTGCGGGGAACTGCTGGACCCCGTCGTGGTCTGCGCCTGCTGCGGCGGGCCCGCCCGCGAGGGCGCGCACACCCCGGTCGGCCGCGGCGTGCTGTGA